The nucleotide sequence CTTCCGTCGAGGTGACGAGAAAGCCCTTGTCCTGAAGCTCACCGTTCAGGTCGTTGTAAAAGCCCAGGTCGGGCGCCGTTCCCGGCGCGGGCTGTGCGAGGTTCACTCCCAATCGAGTGCTCCCTTTTTCCAAGCGTAGACAAGGCCGAGCGCGAGTTCGGCAATGAAGATCATCATCGAGAACCAAGCCGTCCAGCCCAGATCGAACACGCTCACCGCCCATGGATATAGGAAGGCGGCTTCGAGATCGAAGACGATGAACAGGATGGCGACAAGATAAAAGCGGACGTCGAACTGGCTGCGCGAATCTTCGAACGCGGGAAAGCCGCATTCATATTCGGTCAGCTTCTCAGGCGTCGGCTTGTGCGCGCCGGTAAAGCGCGC is from Sphingomonas sp. IW22 and encodes:
- a CDS encoding NADH-quinone oxidoreductase subunit A codes for the protein MVDLSQYLPILLFLGVALILSSAFVFLPMVAARFTGAHKPTPEKLTEYECGFPAFEDSRSQFDVRFYLVAILFIVFDLEAAFLYPWAVSVFDLGWTAWFSMMIFIAELALGLVYAWKKGALDWE